The genomic DNA CCCCGGTCGGCGCTGCCGACTTCTCGCAATACATCACGCCGGTCCTGAACTCCGGCGCCGATGTGCTTATCCTGAATCACTACGGCAACGACATGGTGAACTCGCTGCGCCAGGCGGTTCAGTTCGGCCTGCGCGACAAGCAGGTCAACGGCAAGAATTTCGAGATCGTCGTGCCGCTGTTCTCCGAGCTGATGGCGCAGGGTGCGGGCGATGCCATCAAGGGCATCTATGGCACCGCCAACTGGGACTGGAAGCTGCAGAACGAAGGCACCAAGGCGTTCACGAAATCCTTCGGTGCGGCCTATGGCAGCCCGCCCTCGCAGGCCGCGCAGACCGGCTATGTGCAGGCCCTGCTCTATGCCGATGCCTGCGAGCGCGCCGGGACTTTCAATCCGGAGGGCGTCGTCAAGGCGCTGGAGGATTTTGAGTTCGATGGCCTGGGCAATGGACCGACATACTACCGCGGGTCCGATCATCAGTGCTTCAAGCCGGTCCTCGTTGTGCAGGGCAAGGAGCAGCCGAAGGACAAGTATGACCTGCTGGAGGTCGTGAAGGAGGTTCCGACCAAGACTGTTACCTATGACCCATCGATCTTCGGCGGAGAACTGGGGCCGGTCGGCACCAAGTGCTGATCGACTGAGAAGCTGGCGGCCGGCTGTCGCAGGCCGGCCGCCTCTTCGTTTGCCGCATCGTTTCTCTACCGGAGCGTATGGGATTCATGGACCAACTTATACTCCAGCTGCTCAACGGCCTCGACAAGGGCGCGGCCTACGCCTTGATTGCGCTCGGCCTGACACTCGTCTTCGGCACGCTTGGCATTGTCAATTTCGCGCATGGCGCCCTGTTCATGATTGGCGCCTTCTGCGCTGTCGTCTTCAGCCGCCTGCTCCAATTCGAAACCGTGACCATAGACCCCGACCGGCTGACCCCGTGGGGGTCGCCGATGGAGGTGCGTACGCCGCTCGTCCAGGCATGGCTTGGTGATTTCGGCGCTGTCCTGGTGCAGTGGTCGGTACCGCTGTCCGTTCTCTTTGCCATTCCGGTCATGCTCGTCGTGGGCATCGCCATGGAGCGCGGGCTGATCCGGCATTTCTACAAGCGCGCCCATGCGGATCAGATCCTGGTCACTTTCGGACTGGCGATCGTCCTGCAGGAGATCGTGAAGGCGAATTTCGGCGCCAACCCCATACCGACAAGCGCTCCAGCCGCCCTGGCCGGCAGTGTCGATGTCGGCGGATGGATGGGTTTCAGCGGCATCTTCTACCCCTGGTGGCGATTGGTGTATCTGGGCTTCGCGCTGACCGTCATGGGGATGGTGATCGCGTTCCTGCGCTATACGACCTATGGCATGGTGGTGCGCGCGGGCATGGAAGACCGGCAGACCGTCGGGTTCCTTGGCATCGACATCCAGAAGCGCTTCACGGTCGTGTTCGGCATTGCCGCCGTGGTCGCGGGGATCGCCGGGGTCATGTACACGCCGATCGTCTCGCCCAACTACCATATCGGCATGGATTTCCTGGTCCTGTCCTTCGTGGTGGTCGTTGTTGGCGGCATGGGCTCGGTGAGCGGCGCGGTACTTGCCGGCTTCCTGCTCGGAATCCTGCAATCCTTCGCGTCAATGAACGAGGTCAACAACATCCTGCCTGGCATCGACCAGGTCATCATATACCTCGTCGCCGTTGTCGTGCTGCTGGTGATGCCGCGCGGCCTGATGGGGCGCAAGGGCGTAATGGAGAACTGACATGAACGCCTTGCGGAACGATTTCATCTACCTCGTGGTGTTCGCCGCGGCGGTGCTGGCCATGCCGATCTGGCTGGCGCCCTTTGGCGCGGCCTATCCGGACCTGATGCAGAAATTCGCGATCTACGGCATCTTCGCAATCGGCTTCAACATCCTGTTCGGCATGACCGGTTATCTTTCGTTCGGGCATGCCGCTTTCCTCGGTGTCGGCTCCTATGCGGCGGTGTGGTCGTTCAAGCTGCTGAGCATGAACGTCATTCCGGCGCTTGCGCTGGCGATCCTGGTCTCCGGCTTGTTCGCCGCCGCCATCGGTTATATCAGCCTGCGGCGTTCCGGGATCTACTTCTCGATCCTGACGCTTGCCTTCGCGCAGATGTCCTACAACCTCGCCTATTCGGTGTTCACGCCGATCACCAACGGCGAGACGGGGCTGCAGCTCGCCCTCAATGATCCGCGGATCATCGATCGCGCCTTATTCGCCGATACGCCTGGTATTCCCCGCCCCAGCCTGTTCGGGCTCGAACTCGGCGGCTATGAAGCCTTCTACCTATGCGCGGTGGTCCTGATCCTGTGCTTCTTCGTGGCGATGCGGATCGAACGGTCGCCGTTCGGGATGATGCTCAAGGCCATCAAGTCAAACCAGACGCGGATGGCCTATACAGGCTTCAACACCCGCCCCTACACGCTGTCGGCGTTCATCATCTCGGGCATTTATGCCGGTATTGCGGGTGGGCTGCTGGCGGTTTCGGATCCGCTTGCCGGCGCGGAGCGCATGCAGTGGACCGCGTCGGGAGAGGTTGTCCTGATGACCATCCTCGGCGGTGTTGGCACCCTCGTCGGCCCGGTCATCGGCGCGGCGGTGATCAAATATTTCGAGAATATCTTCTCGGCCTTCCACAAGGCGAAGCTGGAGGACATCTTCTCGTTCCTGCCCGATGGTCTGGAGAATGTCGTGGTCTCGACCGTCTCCCCCTTTGTCGGCGAGGGCTGGCATCTCACGCTCGGCATCATCTTCATGCTGATCGTGGTCTTCCTGCCGGGCGGCCTGATGGAGGGCGCGCGCCGGATCAAGGCGCGCTTCGGCACCGGGCGCGGCGGTGGAAATGAGGCACGTTCAAGCAACCCGGCACCGGCGGAATAGGAGTCGCAACATGACAAATGCGGTGCTTCACGTCGCGGACGTGCATAAAAGCTTCGGTGGCCTGCATGCCCTGTCAGACATCGATCTGCAGGTCATGGAGGGCACGATCCACGCGATCATCGGCCCGAACGGCGCCGGCAAGTCGACATTGCTGAATGTGTGCATCGGGCGCCTCGCACCCGATTCTGGGGCGGTGGTTTTCGATGGCCAGGTGATCACGGGCAAGCGCCCGCACGAGATCAACCAGATGGGCATCGTGCGCGTGTTTCAGACACCCGAGATATTTCCCGATCTGACGTTGCTCCAGAACGTCATGGTGCCGGCTTTCGCGAAGCGCGATGGTGCTTTCACCCTCAATGCCTTTCGTGGGGCGGACAGGGAGACGGAGATTCGCGACGAGGCCGAGCACTGGCTCGCCGATGTCGGGCTTGCCGCACACAAGGATACGCAGGCGGCG from Oceanibaculum nanhaiense includes the following:
- a CDS encoding branched-chain amino acid ABC transporter permease, yielding MDQLILQLLNGLDKGAAYALIALGLTLVFGTLGIVNFAHGALFMIGAFCAVVFSRLLQFETVTIDPDRLTPWGSPMEVRTPLVQAWLGDFGAVLVQWSVPLSVLFAIPVMLVVGIAMERGLIRHFYKRAHADQILVTFGLAIVLQEIVKANFGANPIPTSAPAALAGSVDVGGWMGFSGIFYPWWRLVYLGFALTVMGMVIAFLRYTTYGMVVRAGMEDRQTVGFLGIDIQKRFTVVFGIAAVVAGIAGVMYTPIVSPNYHIGMDFLVLSFVVVVVGGMGSVSGAVLAGFLLGILQSFASMNEVNNILPGIDQVIIYLVAVVVLLVMPRGLMGRKGVMEN
- a CDS encoding branched-chain amino acid ABC transporter permease; translated protein: MNALRNDFIYLVVFAAAVLAMPIWLAPFGAAYPDLMQKFAIYGIFAIGFNILFGMTGYLSFGHAAFLGVGSYAAVWSFKLLSMNVIPALALAILVSGLFAAAIGYISLRRSGIYFSILTLAFAQMSYNLAYSVFTPITNGETGLQLALNDPRIIDRALFADTPGIPRPSLFGLELGGYEAFYLCAVVLILCFFVAMRIERSPFGMMLKAIKSNQTRMAYTGFNTRPYTLSAFIISGIYAGIAGGLLAVSDPLAGAERMQWTASGEVVLMTILGGVGTLVGPVIGAAVIKYFENIFSAFHKAKLEDIFSFLPDGLENVVVSTVSPFVGEGWHLTLGIIFMLIVVFLPGGLMEGARRIKARFGTGRGGGNEARSSNPAPAE
- a CDS encoding ABC transporter ATP-binding protein, which translates into the protein MTNAVLHVADVHKSFGGLHALSDIDLQVMEGTIHAIIGPNGAGKSTLLNVCIGRLAPDSGAVVFDGQVITGKRPHEINQMGIVRVFQTPEIFPDLTLLQNVMVPAFAKRDGAFTLNAFRGADRETEIRDEAEHWLADVGLAAHKDTQAASLSRGDKRRLELAMGLIQHPRLLLLDEPTAGMSRHDTNSTIELLKKIKERGMTKVIIEHDMHVVFSLADRVTVLAQGRIIADGTPEEVRGSAVVQEAYLGGAHR